In a genomic window of Nomascus leucogenys isolate Asia chromosome 4, Asia_NLE_v1, whole genome shotgun sequence:
- the ZNF502 gene encoding zinc finger protein 502: protein MLNMQGAEERDIRRETCPGWVNKNKPAPEQDVCKIDSSGIAGKRFKKDEYQDSTFEEKYACEGMKENSPREIAESCLFQEGGFGGITFIHKDAPPEIISQGYNFEKSLLLTSSLVTRLRVSTEESLHQWETSNIQTNDISDQSKCPTLCTQKKSWKCNECGKTFTQSSSLTQHQRTHTGERPYACEECGKAFSRSSFLVQHQRIHTGLKPYGCEQCGKTFRCRSFLTQHQRIHTGEKPYKCNECGNSFRNHSHLIEHQRIHTGEKPYKCNRCGKAFNQNTHLIHHQRIHTGEKPYICSECGSSFRKHSNLTQHQRIHTGEKPHKCDECGKTFQTKANLSQHQRIHTGEKPYKCKECGKAFCQSPSLIKHQRIHTGEKPYKCKECGKAFTQSTPLTKHQRIHTGERPYKCSECGKAFIQSICLIRHQRSHTGEKPYKCNECGKGFNQNTCLTQHMRIHTGEKPYKCKECGKAFAHSSSLTEHHRTHTGEKLYKCSECEKTFRKYAHLSEHYRIHTGEKPYECIECGKFFRHSSVLFRHQKLHSGD from the exons ATGTTGAATATGCAAGGAGCTGAAGAGAGAGACATTAGAAGAGAGACTTGTCCAG GCTGGGTAAACAAGAACAAGCCTGCTCCAGAGCAGGATGTCTGTAAAATTGACTCATCAGGGATAGCAGGAAAGAGGTTCAAAAAGGATGAATACCAAGATTctacatttgaagaaaaatatgcatGTGAGGGCATGAAGGAAAACTCTCCTAGGGAGATTGCTGAATCATGCCTTTTCCAGGAAGGCGGTTTTGGGGGAATAACTTTCATCCACAAAGATGCACCCCCTGAAATTATTAGTCAAGGATATAATTTTGAGAAAAGCTTGCTTTTGACCTCAAGCCTTGTTACACGTCTCAGGGTTTCTACAGAAGAGAGTCTGCATCAGTGGGAAACAAGTAATATACAAACCAATGATATTTCAGACCAAAGTAAATGTCCAACTCTCTGCACACAGAAAAAATCTTGGAAgtgtaatgaatgtggaaaaaccTTTACTCAGAGCTCATCCCTTACCCAACATCAGagaactcatactggagagagaCCCTACGCATGtgaggaatgtgggaaagcctttagtCGTAGTTCATTCCTTGTTCAACATCAAAGAATTCACACTGGATTGAAACCATATGGATGTGAGCAGTGTGGGAAAACATTTCGATGTCGATCGTTTCTTACTCAGCATcaaagaattcacactggagagaaaccttataaatGCAATGAATGTGGGAATTCCTTCCGCAATCACTCACATCTCATTGAACaccagagaattcacactggagagaaaccttataaatGTAATAGATGTGGGAAGGCATTCAATCAGAATACACACCTTATTCatcatcagagaattcacactggtgaGAAGCCTTACATATGCAGTGAATGTGGCTCTTCTTTTCGAAAACACTCAAATCTTACacaacatcagagaattcacactggggAAAAACCCCATAAATGTGATGAATGTGGGAAAACTTTCCAAACAAAGGCAAACCTCTCTcagcatcagagaattcatactggagagaaaccctacaaatgtaaagaatgtggcaaagccttttgTCAGAGCCCATCTCTTATTAAACACCAgcgaattcatactggagaaaaaccatATAAGTGTAAGGAATGTGGCAAAGCGTTTACTCAGAGCACCCCACTCACTAAACATCAGAGAATACACACAGGGGAGAGACCCTACAAATGCAGTGAATGTGGTAAAGCCTTCATTCAGAGCATTTGCCTTATTCGGCATCAGAGAAgtcacactggagaaaaaccctataAATGCAATGAATGTGGAAAGGGCTTTAATCAGAACACCTGCCTCACTCAGCATatgagaattcatactggagagaagccctataaatgtaaagaatgtgggaaagcctttgcTCATAGCTCATCTCTTACTGAACATCATAGAACTCACACTGGTGAGAAGCTCTATAAATGTAGTGAGTGTGAGAAAACCTTCCGCAAGTATGCACACCTTAGTGAACATTACAGAATTCACACTGGTGAGAAGCCTTATGAGTGCATTGAGTGTGGAAAGTTCTTCAGACATAGTTCAGTCCTTTTCAGACATCAGAAACTTCACAGTGGTGACTAA